The proteins below are encoded in one region of Methanobacterium aggregans:
- a CDS encoding ATP-binding cassette domain-containing protein has product MNVIETKDIVYEYPDGTKALENVNFKVDNGKIVALLGPNGAGKSTLFLHFNGILKPTSGEVVV; this is encoded by the coding sequence ATGAATGTTATTGAAACAAAGGATATTGTATATGAGTATCCTGACGGTACGAAGGCCCTTGAAAACGTTAACTTCAAGGTTGATAATGGTAAGATCGTTGCTCTTCTTGGACCCAATGGTGCTGGTAAATCAACACTCTTTCTTCACTTCAACGGTATATTGAAACCCACATCCGGGGAGGTTGTGGTTAA